One genomic segment of Paenibacillus sp. FSL H8-0332 includes these proteins:
- a CDS encoding amino acid ABC transporter ATP-binding protein, whose amino-acid sequence MIDFHQVDKHYGQFHVLKGIDMHVQEGEVVVVVGPSGSGKSTMLRCINRLETITSGGLTVDGITVNERKTDINTLRKEIGMVFQHFNLYPHKKVIDNITLAPVKVLGLSKAEAEKTAMYYLEKVGIADKAQSYPSQLSGGQQQRVAIARGLAMKPKIMLFDEPTSALDPEMVGEVLDVMRALAREGMTMVVVTHEMGFAREVADRVIFMDQGQIVEEAEPEAFFASPKEERTRTFLSRVLSH is encoded by the coding sequence TTGATCGACTTTCATCAGGTAGACAAACATTACGGACAATTCCATGTACTGAAGGGCATTGACATGCATGTTCAGGAAGGGGAAGTAGTTGTTGTAGTCGGTCCTTCCGGCTCCGGCAAGAGCACGATGCTGCGCTGCATTAACCGTCTGGAGACGATCACGAGCGGCGGATTAACCGTGGACGGTATAACTGTAAACGAACGCAAGACAGATATCAATACCCTGCGTAAAGAGATCGGAATGGTCTTCCAGCACTTCAACCTGTACCCGCACAAAAAGGTAATTGATAATATCACGCTGGCTCCGGTGAAGGTGCTGGGCTTAAGCAAAGCGGAAGCGGAGAAGACCGCAATGTATTACCTGGAGAAGGTCGGCATTGCCGACAAGGCGCAGTCCTATCCTTCCCAGCTATCCGGCGGACAGCAGCAGCGGGTGGCTATTGCCCGGGGGCTGGCGATGAAGCCGAAGATCATGCTGTTCGACGAGCCGACCTCGGCGCTGGACCCGGAGATGGTCGGGGAGGTGCTGGATGTCATGCGTGCTCTAGCCCGAGAGGGCATGACGATGGTCGTGGTGACCCATGAGATGGGCTTCGCCCGCGAGGTGGCGGACCGGGTCATCTTCATGGATCAGGGACAGATCGTGGAAGAGGCGGAGCCGGAAGCCTTCTTCGCTAGCCCGAAGGAAGAGCGGACGCGAACTTTTCTCAGCCGTGTATTAAGCCATTAA